One window of the Eucalyptus grandis isolate ANBG69807.140 chromosome 8, ASM1654582v1, whole genome shotgun sequence genome contains the following:
- the LOC104456044 gene encoding LOW QUALITY PROTEIN: probable mitochondrial-processing peptidase subunit beta, mitochondrial (The sequence of the model RefSeq protein was modified relative to this genomic sequence to represent the inferred CDS: inserted 1 base in 1 codon), translating to MVYDRLAEAVKSKIRQLENPDPRFLRYASPHPAVADHTRVLAAPETRVTTLSNGLRIATESSLAARTATVGVWIDAGSRFETDDTNGXAHFLEHMIFKGTEKRTARQLEEEIENMGGHLNAYTSREQTTYYAKVLDKDINNALDILADILQNSKFDENRINRERDVILREMEEVEGQTEEVIFDHLHATAFQYSPLGRTILGPAQNIKTITKEHLQNYIKTHYTAPRMVIAASGAVKHEDVVEQVKKLFTKLSADPTTASQLVVKEPAIFTGSEVRIIDDDIPLAQFAVAFSGASWTDPDSIALMVMQAMLGSWNKNAGGGKHMGSELAQRVAINEIAESMMAFNTNYKDTGLFGVYAVAKPDCLDDLAYAIMYETTKLAHRVSEADVIRARNQLKSSLLLHIDGTSPVAEDIGRQLLTYGRRIPFAELFARIDAVDASTIKRVANRFIYDRDIAIAAMGPIQGLPDYNWFRRRTYWNRY from the exons ATGGTCTACGACCGCCTCGCCGAGGCCGTGAAGTCGAAGATCAGGCAGCTGGAGAACCCGGATCCGCGGTTCCTCCGGTACGCCTCCCCGCACCCGGCCGTCGCCGACCACACCCGCGTCCTCGCCGCCCCCGAGACCCGCGTCACCACGCTCTCCAACGGCCTCCGCATCGCCACcgagtcgagcctcgccgcccgcaCCGCCACCGTCGGGGTGTGGATCGACGCCGGGTCGCGGTTCGAGACCGACGACACCAACG CCGCCCATTTCCTCGAGCATATGATCTTCAAGG GGACTGAGAAGAGGACGGCAAGACAGTTGGAGGAAGAGATAGAGAACATGGGAGGTCACTTGAATGCCTACACTTCTAGAGAGCAGACCACTTACTATGCCAAGGTGTTGGATAAGGATATCAACAATGCCCTCGACATTCTGGCCGATATCCTGCAGAACTCCAAGTTTGACGAGAACCGAATTAACCGGGAGCGTGATGTGATCTTACGTGAGATGGAAGAG GTTGAAGGCCAAACTGAGGAGGTGATATTTGATCATTTGCATGCAACAGCATTCCAGTACTCTCCTCTGGGAAGGACTATTCTTGGACCTGCTCAAAATATCAAGACAATTACAAAGGAACATCTTCAGAACTACATAAAAACGCACTATACAGCTCCTAGAATG GTTATCGCTGCATCTGGAGCTGTGAAGCACGAAGATGTTGTTGAGCAAGTAAAGAAATTGTTTACGAAGCTATCTGCAGATCCAACCACTGCTTCCCAGTTAGTTGTAAAAGAGCCTGCGATTTTCACTGGTTCGGAG GTTAGGATAATCGACGACGATATTCCTCTGGCACAATTTGCAGTCGCTTTCAGCGGAGCATCTTGGACAGATCCAGATTCCATCGCTCTGATGGTGATGCAGGCAATGTTAGGCTCATGGAACAAAAATGCTGGAGGTGGAAAGCACATGGG TTCTGAGCTGGCACAAAGAGTTGCAATTAATGAAATAGCAGAATCTATGATGGCATTCAATACCAACTATAAGGACACTGGTCTCTTTGGTGTTTATGCTGTTGCCAAG CCGGATTGCTTAGATGATTTGGCTTATGCAATAATGTATGAGACAACCAAGTTGGCCCATCGTGTTTCTGAAGCTGATGTTATCCGAGCTAGAAATCAG TTGAAATCTTCTCTGCTGCTTCACATTGATGGAACAAGTCCTGTGGCTGAAGATATTGGACGCCAG CTTCTAACTTATGGCCGCAGAATTCCTTTCGCCGAATTGTTCGCCAGGATTGATGCTGTTGATGCCAGCACCATCAAACGCGTGGCAAATAGATTCATCTATGATAGG GATATTGCTATTGCTGCAATGGGCCCAATCCAAGGTTTGCCTGATTACAACTGGTTCAGACGCAGGACCTACTGGAACAGATACTAG
- the LOC104456046 gene encoding cellulose synthase-like protein D1: MATPSSPTKRTSSLSSPAAGRPPQAVKFSRRTSSGRIVSLSRDDDLDMSGEFMGQNDYINYTVLMPPTPDNQPMAESPGPSTSSDSKRDASRGYKSTRFSSDSQPQGDGGGSGGGSGRAKMDRGLSLMKSNNKSMLLRSQTGDFDHTRWLFESKGRYGIGNAFWQDDQEDAYDGGMSMEDFMDKPWKPLTRKIKVPPGVLSPYRLLIVLRMVALTLFLYWRVANPNQDAMWLWGMSIVCELWFAFSWLLDVLPKFNPINRATDLAALTDKFERPSPSNPHGRSDLPGVDVMVSTADPEKEPPLVTANTILSILAVDYPIEKLSCYISDDGGAILTFEAMAEAINFAQVWVPFCRKHNIEPRNPESYFSLKSDPTKNKKRLDFVKDRRWIKREYDEFKVRINGLPEVIRRRCDSYNAREEMKEKQLAREKNGGVLPQEPIKVTKATWMADGTHWPGTWFNSSADHAKGDHAGILQIMSKVPENDPVMGHPDEKKLDFSGIDIRLPMFAYVSREKRPGYDHNKKAGAMNALVRASAIISNGPFILNLDCDHYIFNSKAIKEGMCFMMDRGGDRICYIQFPQRFEGIDPSDRYANHNTVFFDGNMRALDGLQGPVYVGTGCMFRRFALYGFLPPRANEYDGLFGQIKTPAQNVQMQGEDEDSETQPLTSHPDLCLPKRFGNSTFLTESIPIAEFQGRPLADHISIKNGRPPGALLVPRPPLDAPTVAEAVAVISCWYEDKTEWGDRIGWIYGSVTEDVVTGYRMHNRGWRSVYCITKRDSFRGSAPINLTDRLHQVLRWATGSVEIFFSRNNALLGSRRLKFLQRIAYLNVGIYPFTSIFLSVYCFLPALSLFSGQFIVQSLNVSFLMYLLIITVTLTLISLLEVKWSGVGLEEWWRNEQFWVIGGTSAHLAAVIQGLLKVVAGIEISFTLTSKSAAEDEDDIYADLYVVKWTSLFLMPLTIMVINIVAVVIGFSRTIYSEIPQWSKLLGGVFFSFWVLSHMYPFAKGLMGRRGRVPTIVYVWTGLVSITVSLLWISINPPDASSTTSGGEVQV, translated from the exons ATGGCAACCCCTTCAAGTCCCACAAAAAGAACATCCTCCCTATCGTCACCGGCTGCGGGCCGACCGCCTCAGGCAGTCAAGTTCTCTAGACGGACGTCCAGCGGCCGCATTGTCAGCCTGTCCCGAGACGACGACCTGGACATGTCCGGCGAGTTCATGGGCCAGAATGATTACATCAACTACACAGTGCTCATGCCGCCCACGCCGGACAATCAGCCCATGGCGGAGTCGCCAGGGCCGAGCACATCCTCCGACTCTAAACGAGACGCTTCGAGGGGGTACAAGTCAACGCGGTTCAGCTCCGATTCGCAGCCGCAGGGAGACGGGGGTGGCAGCGGTGGTGGGAGCGGCAGGGCAAAAATGGACCGCGGGTTGTCCCTGATGAAGTCAAACAACAAGTCGATGCTCCTGAGGAGCCAGACTGGGGACTTCGACCACACGCGGTGGCTGTTTGAGAGCAAAGGGAGGTATGGAATTGGGAATGCATTTTGGCAAGATGACCAGGAGGATGCTTATGATGGTGGGATGAGCATGGAGGACTTCATGGACAAACCATGGAAGCCTCTCACTAGGAAGATCAAGGTTCCACCTGGTGTTCTTAGCCCTTACAG GCTGCTGATAGTGTTGCGGATGGTGGCATTAACTCTGTTTCTTTACTGGAGAGTTGCGAACCCGAATCAAGACGCGATGTGGCTATGGGGCATGTCCATTGTATGCGAGCTTTGGTTCGCCTTCTCGTGGCTGCTGGACGTATTGCCGAAGTTCAATCCCATCAACCGAGCGACCGATCTCGCGGCCCTCACCGATAAGTTCGAGAGGCCTTCCCCATCCAATCCCCACGGCCGGTCCGACTTGCCTGGGGTGGACGTGATGGTGTCGACAGCTGACCCAGAAAAAGAGCCACCTCTTGTCACCGCCAACACAATCCTCTCCATTCTCGCAGTTGATTACCCCATTGAGAAGCTTTCGTGCTACATTTCGGATGACGGCGGGGCGATTCTCACCTTCGAGGCAATGGCTGAAGCCATCAACTTCGCTCAG GTATGGGTGCCCTTTTGCAGAAAGCACAACATCGAGCCTAGAAATCCGGAGAGTTACTTCAGTCTCAAATCTGACCCCACAAAGAACAAGAAGCGGCTTGATTTCGTGAAAGACCGACGTTGGATCAAGAGGGAGTATGATGAATTTAAGGTCAGGATCAATGGCCTTCCCGAGGTGATACGAAGACGCTGCGATTCGTACAATGCGAGagaagaaatgaaagagaagcagCTCGCTCGGGAAAAGAATGGAGGAGTCCTGCCGCAGGAACCGATCAAGGTCACAAAGGCTACATGGATGGCTGATGGGACTCATTGGCCAGGGACATGGTTCAATTCGAGTGCCGATCACGCTAAAGGAGACCATGCAGGAATATTGCAG ATAATGAGTAAGGTCCCGGAGAATGACCCCGTGATGGGCCATCCGGATGAGAAGAAATTGGATTTCTCGGGTATCGACATTCGATTGCCGATGTTTGCATATGTGTCGAGGGAGAAAAGGCCCGGGTACGACCACAACAAGAAGGCCGGAGCGATGAATGCCTTGGTTAGAGCATCGGCAATTATATCCAACGGACCGTTCATACTCAACTTGGATTGCGACCACTACATATTCAACTCGAAAGCTATCAAAGAGGGCATGTGTTTCATGATGGACCGTGGCGGAGATCGGATTTGCTACATTCAGTTTCCACAGAGATTTGAAGGGATCGATCCATCAGATCGATACGCCAATCACAACACTGTCTTCTTTGATG GTAATATGCGAGCGCTCGATGGTCTCCAAGGGCCGGTATACGTGGGAACCGGTTGTATGTTCCGGCGATTCGCACTTTACGGGTTTCTACCGCCAAGGGCAAACGAGTACGACGGTCTCTTTGGACAAATCAAGACTCCGGCTCAGAATGTTCAGATGCAAGGCGAGGATGAGGACTCGGAAACGCAACCGCTGACATCACACCCCGACCTATGTTTACCAAAGAGATTTGGAAATTCGACCTTTCTCACCGAATCGATCCCCATTGCGGAGTTTCAGGGGCGACCACTCGCCGATCACATTTCAATAAAGAACGGCAGGCCTCCCGGAGCCCTTCTTGTTCCTCGCCCGCCACTGGACGCGCCTACAGTAGCTGAGGCAGTGGCCGTCATCTCCTGCTG GTATGAAGACAAGACTGAATGGGGCGATAGGATAGGATGGATTTACGGGTCGGTGACGGAAGATGTGGTCACTGGATATCGTATGCACAACCGCGGGTGGCGGTCTGTGTATTGCATCACAAAGCGCGACTCGTTTCGCGGCTCCGCACCGATCAATCTCACCGACCGCCTCCACCAGGTGCTCCGATGGGCCACTGGGTCCGTAGAGATCTTCTTCTCTCGAAACAATGCTTTGCTCGGGAGCCGCCGCCTCAAGTTCCTGCAACGCATCGCGTACCTAAACGTCGGCATATACCCGTTCACCTCGATCTTCCTCTCGGTCTATTGCTTCCTCCCCGCGCTTTCCCTCTTCTCGGGCCAATTCATCGTCCAAAGCCTCAATGTCTCGTTCCTCATGTACCTGCTCATCATCACGGTCACACTCACCCTCATCTCCCTCCTGGAAGTGAAGTGGTCCGGGGTCGGCCTTGAGGAATGGTGGCGGAATGAGCAGTTCTGGGTCATAGGCGGCACGAGTGCCCACCTCGCCGCGGTCATCCAGGGCCTGCTCAAGGTGGTAGCCGGCATCGAGATCTCCTTCACTTTGACATCCAAATCTGCCGCTGAGGACGAGGATGACATCTACGCCGACCTCTACGTGGTCAAGTGGACGAGCCTCTTCCTCATGCCCCTGACCATCATGGTGATCAACATCGTGGCCGTCGTGATCGGGTTCTCGAGGACGATCTACAGCGAGATCCCGCAGTGGAGCAAGCTCCTGGGAGGGGTGTTCTTCAGCTTCTGGGTGTTATCTCACATGTATCCATTCGCCAAGGGGCTGATGGGCAGGAGAGGGCGAGTCCCGACCATTGTCTACGTCTGGACAGGCCTGGTCTCCATCACCGTCTCTCTGCTCTGGATCTCAATCAACCCTCCTGATGCTTCATCTACAACTTCTGGTGGTGAAGTGCAAGTCTAG
- the LOC120287725 gene encoding F-box protein PP2-B11-like, which produces MWGFSLLGNEVISRIIFLAATTPRDACRVACVSPVFRSIADSDEVWRQFLPPDHRDGVVLPQISSKKSLYLHLCRNRNMKSGKKCFMIGARELAIDQRYWTWIAEPNSRFGQVPQLLCVDQFHIVGRMEMKMLSTETRYAAYLVFRFGEYRGGFDGPAESRVSIESHGHREWSTVILDPREGEPRSMREHGDGWLEIKMGEFYNENGDDGILECSLKEVVNKTRKYGLVVAGIQIRPKEMY; this is translated from the exons ATGTGGGGCTTCTCGCTTCTGGGCAACGAAGTGATCTCTCGGATCATCTTTCTCGCAGCCACAACTCCACGAGACGCTTGCAGGGTAGCGTGTGTCTCCCCCGTCTTCAGATCGATCGCAGATTCAGATGAGGTGTGGCGCCAATTCTTGCCGCCCGACCACCGCGACGGTGTCGTCCTCCCTCAGATATCGAGCAAGAAGTCACTCTACCTCCACCTCTGCCGGAACCGGAACATG AAGAGTGGAAAGAAATGCTTTATGATCGGGGCAAGGGAGCTGGCCATTGACCAGCGTTACTGGACATGGATTGCTGAACCAAATTCCAG GTTCGGTCAAGTGCCTCAGCTCTTGTGCGTTGACCAGTTTCACATTGTAGGAAGaatggaaatgaaaatgctCTCGACCGAAACAAGGTACGCGGCTTACCTCGTCTTCCGATTTGGAGAGTATAGAGGTGGATTTGATGGGCCTGCGGAGTCGCGCGTGTCAATCGAAAGCCACGGGCACAGAGAATGGTCAACCGTGATCCTTGACCCCCGGGAAGGGGAGCCCCGGTCGATGAGGGAGCATGGAGATGGGTGGCTGGAGATCAAGATGGGGGAGTTCTACAACGAGAACGGAGACGACGGAATTCTAGAATGCAGTCTTAAGGAGGTCGTTAATAAGACCAGGAAGTACGGTCTCGTTGTTGCAGGGATCCAAATTAGGCCTAAAGAGATGTACTAA
- the LOC120287724 gene encoding F-box protein PP2-B11-like isoform X3, whose product MAFPELSEDEIAQIISLTTPQDACNMSAVSRHFKSIADSDSVWTKFLPSDCENLIPHISPKKSLYRHLCDHPVPINGRNVSLSLDKKSGQKCFTLGARDLTIAWGDNQNYWEWIATPESRFNEVAQLRSVWWFHIIGRIETSMLSSGTNYAAYLVYRFNGHRQGFDRPVKSHVCIGSEELDEGRSVTLDPREGEPRAVRERAHGWMEIEMGEFYNENGDDGTLVCSLREVVEYKRGLVVEGIELRPMY is encoded by the exons ATGGCGTTCCCAGAGTTGTCCGAAGATGAAATCGCTCAAATCATCTCTCTCACCACTCCACAAGATGCTTGTAACATGTCGGCCGTCTCCAGGCACTTCAAATCAATCGCAGATTCAGATTCGGTGTGGACCAAGTTCTTGCCTTCCGACTGCGAGAACCTGATCCCGCATATCTCGCCCAAGAAGTCTCTCTATCGCCATCTCTGCGATCATCCGGTCCCGATCAATGGTCGGAACGTG AGTCTTTCGTTGGACAAGAAGAGTGGACAGAAGTGTTTTACGTTGGGAGCAAGAGACCTGACAATCGCATGGGGAGATAACCAGAACTATTGGGAATGGATCGCCACACCAGAATCCag GTTTAACGAAGTGGCTCAGCTCCGGTCCGTGTGGTGGTTTCACATCATAGGAAGGATCGAGACCTCTATGCTCTCGTCCGGAACGAATTATGCAGCTTATCTCGTATACCGGTTCAACGGCCACCGGCAGGGATTCGATCGGCCAGTAAAGTCGCACGTCTGTATTGGCAGCGAGGAGCTCGATGAAGGGCGATCCGTGACGCTGGACCCTAGGGAAGGCGAGCCTAGAGCGGTCCGTGAGCGCGCACATGGATGGATGGAGATCGAGATGGGGGAGTTCTACAATGAAAATGGAGACGATGGGACGCTGGTGTGTAGCCTCAGGGAGGTTGTCGAATACAAGCGCGGTCTTGTTGTCGAAGGGATCGAACTTAGGCCT ATGTACTAA
- the LOC120287724 gene encoding F-box protein PP2-B11-like isoform X2: protein MAFPELSEDEIAQIISLTTPQDACNMSAVSRHFKSIADSDSVWTKFLPSDCENLIPHISPKKSLYRHLCDHPVPINGRNVSLSLDKKSGKKCFMLGARDLTIAWGDDRNYWEWIATPESRFNEVAQLQYVWWFHIIGRIETSMLSSGTNYAAYLVFRFEGHQEGFDWPVESHVCIGSEELDEGRSVTLDPREGEPRAVRERAHGWMEIELGEFRNENGDDGTLVCSLREVVSYKSGLVVEGIELRPQEMH from the exons ATGGCGTTCCCAGAGTTGTCCGAAGATGAAATCGCTCAAATCATCTCTCTCACCACTCCACAAGATGCTTGTAACATGTCGGCCGTCTCCAGGCACTTCAAATCAATCGCAGATTCAGATTCGGTGTGGACCAAGTTCTTGCCTTCCGACTGCGAGAACCTGATCCCGCATATCTCGCCCAAGAAGTCTCTCTATCGCCATCTCTGCGATCATCCGGTCCCGATCAATGGTCGGAACGTG agtctttcgtTGGACAAGAAGAGTGGAAAGAAGTGTTTTATGTTGGGAGCAAGAGACCTGACAATCGCATGGGGAGATGACCGGAACTATTGGGAATGGATCGCCACACCAGAATCCag GTTTAACGAAGTGGCTCAGCTCCAGTACGTGTGGTGGTTTCACATCATAGGAAGGATCGAGACCTCAATGCTCTCGTCTGGAACGAATTATGCAGCTTATCTCGTATTCCGGTTCGAAGGCCACCAGGAGGGATTCGATTGGCCAGTAGAGTCGCACGTCTGTATCGGCAGCGAGGAGCTCGATGAAGGGCGATCCGTGACGCTGGACCCTAGGGAAGGCGAGCCTAGAGCGGTCCGTGAGCGCGCGCACGGATGGATGGAGATCGAGCTGGGGGAGTTCCGCAATGAAAATGGAGACGATGGGACGCTGGTGTGTAGCCTCAGGGAGGTTGTCAGTTACAAGAGCGGTCTTGTTGTTGAAGGGATCGAGCTTAGGCCTCAAGAAATGCACTAG
- the LOC120287724 gene encoding F-box protein PP2-B11-like isoform X1 produces the protein MAFSRLPGDVISRIFSLTTPRDACRVSSVSTAFRSIADSDQVWLQFLPPDHCDGVVLPPISPKKSLYLHLCDHPIPVGGNRNMSLSLDKKSGKKCFMLGARDLTIAWGDDRNYWEWIATPESRFNEVAQLQYVWWFHIIGRIETSMLSSGTNYAAYLVFRFEGHQEGFDWPVESHVCIGSEELDEGRSVTLDPREGEPRAVRERAHGWMEIELGEFRNENGDDGTLVCSLREVVSYKSGLVVEGIELRPQEMH, from the exons ATGGCATTCTCGAGGCTGCCCGGCGACGTGATCTCCCGGATCTTCTCTCTTACAACTCCACGAGACGCTTGCAGGGTATCGTCTGTCTCCACCGCCTTCAGATCGATCGCAGATTCAGATCAGGTGTGGCTCCAATTCTTGCCGCCCGACCACTGCGACGGTGTGGTCCTCCCTCCGATATCGCCCAAGAAGTCACTCTACCTCCACCTCTGCGACCATCCGATCCCCGTCGGCGGCAACCGGAACATG agtctttcgtTGGACAAGAAGAGTGGAAAGAAGTGTTTTATGTTGGGAGCAAGAGACCTGACAATCGCATGGGGAGATGACCGGAACTATTGGGAATGGATCGCCACACCAGAATCCag GTTTAACGAAGTGGCTCAGCTCCAGTACGTGTGGTGGTTTCACATCATAGGAAGGATCGAGACCTCAATGCTCTCGTCTGGAACGAATTATGCAGCTTATCTCGTATTCCGGTTCGAAGGCCACCAGGAGGGATTCGATTGGCCAGTAGAGTCGCACGTCTGTATCGGCAGCGAGGAGCTCGATGAAGGGCGATCCGTGACGCTGGACCCTAGGGAAGGCGAGCCTAGAGCGGTCCGTGAGCGCGCGCACGGATGGATGGAGATCGAGCTGGGGGAGTTCCGCAATGAAAATGGAGACGATGGGACGCTGGTGTGTAGCCTCAGGGAGGTTGTCAGTTACAAGAGCGGTCTTGTTGTTGAAGGGATCGAGCTTAGGCCTCAAGAAATGCACTAG